The Corvus hawaiiensis isolate bCorHaw1 chromosome 10, bCorHaw1.pri.cur, whole genome shotgun sequence genome includes a window with the following:
- the LOC125331063 gene encoding mucin-4-like isoform X1 translates to MGTRRWTLSTFLGCCAWILHGLGAVAAVPVTTDGPFTVGTAFPITAEDEWPHTTLTAEMSITAADAVTFPPWTETDPVTVMSEYSSTVPALVNVTKPPNTTQSTEGSSAAPTTATAAAAITTQHPAVTPEAEHDEIDIPPDVPLGTTPVLEDVKEDILANREDTDLSTGNATPPLAVTWVPQPTAGVTVLPSQGLTTAKGAVEEGVTLPEAIQSEASANSSGPSPDAAGELLPTQQDGAVGGVEGINPEPAGEMAPAGEESPLASESGDAGDGVNGEFSTASSSHLPPESLVMSGTVETPENSSLLPGQAVLSPDSSLTPSNGGDGQGVPGASSEASGSVLSPAASRAPVAPEGTENTATSLPAPEVPSDAHSDTNLPVSATALPAGDVGAVDLASPSLQPGTLQTPTGEQPVLLPDALTSPTDIPSAPGAAYPAPEAGAITLPEADGAAETPASPDLTTGPEEPVSPSLREPQPAGMPAGAPQEADGLGTGLSSDSDAPSPVPFVPDGLAWPTAGIQGQGAEGIGDMAQAGGPGDASPYEDTQSDMSPPALQPSASPADNGELLTGGTEDLANAELSPPPALGDGTEAGEVPALGQVSSTGPAPPSSAGMEPDLSGSEGPGDLPGESASAPGAVFPPPESVAGPVSEAETPVSPDLSAAQGAPGSPSFGGSQPWGTAAGALLGAGLPGAKGPDTDSTSAWDTPSSAVHGPVGPQSPGLGDQLGTDVGLPAAEGQGAGMAEPALEGAGSGIESEPSLSSTTGNGIAAGVDRLPGAGSPSGIASPSDVVAAPSVSRGDEAGPISSAAPGPDSLFPASPDGETRPGLGLVQGTESAGDVAQAGNPESGSPHMETNPSAVSPQQDLTNTGELPAEETGDMANAELSPPSALGDGAGTGEVPALGQVSSTGPAPPSSAGMEPDLSGSEGPGDLPGESASAPGAVFPPPESVAGPVSEAETPVSPDLSAAQGAPGSPSFGGSQPWGTAAGALLGAGLPGAKGPDTDSTSAWDTPSSAVHGPVGPQSPGLGDQLGTDVGLPAAEGQGAGMAEPALEGAGSGIESEPSLSSTTGNGIAAEVDRLPGAGSPSGIASPSDVVAAPSVSRGDEAGPISSAAPGPDSLFPASPDGETRPGLGLVQGTESAGDVAQAGNPESGSPHIETNPSAVSPQQDQLPDAGSSSGSASPSGDVAAPSLSDPSSLGALEGAGSVAEGAQPSLGAGTGVLPAAEEGASEVVGGGGSAGQSQAPTGMGPAGSETLDGETGDALQSASSSSSAEGSSLPGRTGEAAGETSLPGAAGAGGDLNTSLEAAGSQEASVSAPGTQSGASTELSDGKLSKVDVVEVPGGALVNGEPSPGASLVPVAPDNNGVSNGMTTSVAASLLLPGHGLSSGLAPNGDPNSAPGTQSGSRPLLPVSPGGLSEEAGGAQSWSLEDEVASGMPAPLGEASPHAPISPNAAPVLPSAPQRGNSAEGASASPGLLARESIVGSPAGGEGELGAAVPGGPALVLPPPQPGSPGAPSGDADSPVPGEASAVLHGTMAVQGDVTRLLPSAAGSGAHMETHSPPGGSPGLPGLPPAGITAGSPGAKTLGPGPAGGSSPAALQPFLGRELTTSLANRAPATSGSSLSGAFPGQGGSQGGFPATAHPATPCSPTLAGPAPPAPVPRGREVLPRPGAATVTSRASSPVVPAPPGGPAAVPALLPSPAVPAVPLYGYGARENDQEYVERRVDFNSPLFKPETGFPFGKTLRSSLYFTDNGQIIFPASDNSVLTYPNPPPSGFNGHEEVPMIAVFWDNADFSRGVGTTFYQEFSTLNTAKPPFVRDVEAKVRRYLRSSYSAVWTLKITWEKAPVYAARTDTRKTITYQAVLTTDGFRSYILILYQDGGMQWDYTSLTSTNVLIGYTSGDGFYHNDDLTKRPPAAKYRPDQFRGYNTDLRGLWIYKLESHVGYNYRLKCLAWTGQQQEPRIWSQGLPTCPCSLQQGQQDPRFKSSRGGRWGARVSMLHSASPNQHGAGVRCLYDSQNQLIEGRQERYWRFFRQASPYRDQELKLYDWCCNRAGSAQLCAHYSEKRPKIGCDGYQSPSMDSLEEAENDSDEQIDGEDK, encoded by the exons TGAGCATTACAGCAGCTGATGCTGTGACCTTCCCTCCCTGGACTGAGACAGACCCAGTGACGGTGATGAGTGAATACAGCTCTACAGTGCCAGCTTTGGTGAACGTGACCAAGCCTCCTAACACGACTCAGAGTACTGAGGGAAGTTCAGCTGCTCCCAcgacagccacagctgctgctgccatcaccACGCAGCACCCCGCTGTCACCCCAGAAGCAGAGCATGATGAAATAGACATCCCTCCTGATGTCCCTCTGGGGACCACTCCTGTCCTCGAGGATGTGAAGGAGGACATCCTTGCAAACAGAGAAGACACAGACCTCAGTACTGGCAACGCCACCCCTCCACTGGCAGTCACCTGGGTGCCACAGCCAACTGCTGGTGTCACTGTGCTGCCGAGCCAAGGGCTGACCACAGCCAAGGGAGCAGTCGAGGAAGGTGTAACCCTGCCTGAAGCTATTCAAAGTGAAGCCAGTGCCAACTCCTCGGGCCCCAGTCCCGACGCCGCTGGGGAGCTGCTTCCAACTCAGCAGGATGGAGCAGTAGGCGGGGTTGAGGGCATTAACCCAGAGCCAGCAGGAGAAATGGCCCCAGCTGGTGAGGAAAGTCCCTTGGCTTCAGAGTCTGGAGATGCAGGAGATGGAGTGAATGGTGAATTCAGCACAGCCAGCTCATCCCACCTACCTCCAGAGAGCCTAGTGATGTCAGGAACAGTGGAAACCCCTGAGaattcctccctcctccctggccAGGCAGTGCTGAGTCCAGACTCTTCACTGACACCATCCAACGGTGGGGATGGGCAGGGTGTTCCTGGAGCGTCATCAGAGGCTTCTGGTTCAGTCTTGtcacctgcagccagcagggcaCCAGTGGCACCTGAGGGAACAGAGAACACTGCCACctcactgccagctccagaGGTTCCCAGTGATGCACACAGTGACACGAATCTCCCAGTCTCAGCCACTGCGCTGCCCGCaggggatgtgggagctgtggaTCTGGCCAGtccatctctccagcctggtACATTGCAGACCCCCACTGGagaacagccagtgctgcttcCCGATGCTCTGACATCCCCCACAGACATCCCCAGTGCTCCCGGGGCCGCTTACCCAGCCCCAGAAGCTGGAGCCATCACCCTGCCTGAAGCTGATGGTGCAGCAGAGACACCAGCAAGTCCTGACCTCACTACTGGCCCAGAAGAACCTGTGTCTCCATCTCTCAGGGAGCCACAGCCAGCAGGGATGCCAGCTGGAGCTCCCCAGGAAGCCGATGGACTTGGCACTGGCTTGAGTTCAGATTCAGATGCCCCCAGCCCAGTGCCTTTTGTACCTGATGGACTGGCATGGCCCACTGCTGGGATCCAGGGTCAGGGAGCTGAGGGGATAGGGGACATGGCACAGGCAGGAGGTCCAGGGGATGCCAGTCCCTATGAAGATACCCAGAGTGACATGAGTCCTCCAGCCCTTCAGCCCTCAGCATCTCCTGCTGATAATGGAGAGCTGCTGACTGGAGGAACAGAAGACTTGGCAAATGCTGAACTTTCCCCTCCACCAGCACTTGGGGATGGAACAGAAGCAGGAGAAGTCCCAGCACTGGGACAAGTGTCTTCAACTGGTCCTGCacctcccagcagtgctggaatggAGCCTGATCTCTCAGGATCTGAAGGACCAGGGGACCTGCCTGGTGAATCTGCcagtgctcctggggctgtttTCCCACCCCCAGAGTCTGTGGCTGGCCCCGTGTCTGAGGCAGAGACACCAGTGAGCCCTGATCTcagtgctgcccagggagcacCTGGGTCTCCATCCTTTGGTGGGTCACAGCCATGGGGGACAGCAGCTGGTGCTCTCCTGGGAGCAGGCCTCCCTGGAGCCAAAGGACCGGACACTGACTCAACTTCAGCATGGGATACCCCCAGCTCAGCAGTTCATGGACCAGTAGGACCCCAGTCACCTGGCCTTGGGGACCAGCTTGGCACAGATgtggggctgccagcagcagaagggcAAGGAGCCGGCATGGCAGAGCCAGCACTGGAAGGAGCAGGCAGTGGGATTGAGTCTGAGCCATCCCTGAGCTCCACCACAGGGAATGGAATAGCAGCTGGGGTGGATCGACTGCCTGGCGCTGGTTCCCCATCCGGTATCGCCTCTCCCAGTGATGTGGTGGCAGCACCTTCTGTGTCAAGGGGTGATGAGGCAGGACCCATCTCATccgcagcccctggccctgacAGTCTGTTCCCGGCCTCTCCAGATGGTGAAACTCGCCCAGGGCTTGGTCTGGTGCAGGGGACTGAGAGTGCAGGGGATGTGGCACAGGCAGGAAACCCAGAGAGTGGAAGTCCCCATATGGAGACAAATCCTTCAGCTGTCAGCCCTCAGCAGGACCTCACTAACACCggagagctgccagcagaaGAAACAGGGGATATGGCAAATGCTGAACTTTCCCCTCCATCAGCActtggggatggagcaggaacaggagaagTCCCAGCACTGGGACAAGTGTCTTCAACTGGTCCTGCacctcccagcagtgctggaatggAGCCTGATCTCTCAGGATCTGAAGGACCAGGGGACCTGCCTGGTGAATCTGCcagtgctcctggggctgtttTCCCACCCCCAGAGTCTGTGGCTGGCCCCGTGTCTGAGGCAGAGACACCAGTGAGCCCTGATCTcagtgctgcccagggagcacCTGGGTCTCCATCCTTTGGTGGGTCACAGCCATGGGGGACAGCAGCTGGTGCTCTCCTGGGAGCAGGCCTCCCTGGAGCCAAAGGACCGGACACTGACTCAACTTCAGCATGGGATACCCCCAGCTCAGCAGTTCATGGACCAGTAGGACCCCAGTCACCTGGCCTTGGGGACCAGCTTGGCACAGATgtggggctgccagcagcagaagggcAAGGAGCCGGCATGGCAGAGCCAGCACTGGAAGGAGCAGGCAGTGGGATTGAGTCTGAGCCATCCCTGAGCTCCACCACAGGGAATGGAATAGCAGCTGAGGTGGATCGACTGCCTGGCGCTGGTTCCCCATCCGGTATCGCCTCTCCCAGTGATGTGGTGGCAGCACCTTCTGTGTCAAGGGGTGATGAGGCAGGACCCATCTCATccgcagcccctggccctgacAGTCTGTTCCCGGCCTCTCCAGATGGTGAAACTCGCCCAGGGCTTGGTCTGGTGCAGGGGACTGAGAGTGCAGGGGATGTGGCACAGGCAGGAAACCCAGAGAGTGGAAGTCCCCATATAGAGACAAATCCTTCAGCTGTCAGCCCTCAGCAGGATCAACTGCCTGATGCAGGTTCCTCATCTGGTTCAGCCTCTCCCAGTGGTGATGTTGCAGCACCCTCTCTTTCAGATCCATCCAGCCTGGGTGCACTCGAAGGAGCAGGCAGTGTTGCTGAAGGTGCTCAGCCCTCCCTGGGTGCTGGCACTGGCgtccttcctgctgcagaagaAGGGGCAAGTGAAGTGGTTGGTGGTGGAGGGTCTGCAGGGCAGTCCCAAGCTCCTACCGGAATGGGACCAGCTGGTTCAGAAACCCTTGATGGAGAAACAGGAGATGCATTGCAGTCTGCATCCTCTTCCTCGTCTGCAGAGGGGTCTTCATTACCTGGGAGGACAGGTGAGGCTGCTGGTGAAACAAGccttcctggagctgctggagctggtggtgACTTGAACACAAGCTTGGAGGCTGCTGGCTCTCAGGAAGCATCTGTATCTGCTCCTGGCACCCAAAGTGGTGCCAGTACTGAACTTTCTGATGGAAAACTGAGCAAAGTCGATGTGGTGGAGGTGCCTGGAGGAGCCTTGGTGAATGGGGAACCTTCCCCTGGTGCCAGCCTGGTCCCAGTGGCTCCAGACAACAATGGCGTTTCCAATGGCATGACTACCTCAGTGgctgcttctctgcttctcCCTGGACATGGGCTGAGCTCAGGGCTGGCACCTAATGGGGACCCCAACTCTGCCCCTGGCACCCAGAGTGGGAGCAGGCCCCTGCTGCCAGTGTCACCAGGTGGGCTGTCAGAAGAAGCTGGAGGTGCTCAGTCGTGGTCTCTTGAAGATGAGGTGGCCTCAGGCATGCCGGCACCTTTGGGAGAAGCTTCCCCTCATGCTCCCATATCCCCCAACGCTGCCCCCGTGCTGCCTTCTGCCCCACAGAGAGGAAATTCTGCAGAGGGGGCgtctgccagccctgggctttTGGCACGTGAGTCAATAGTGGGGTCCCCTGCAGGTGgagagggagagctgggggctgctgtgccagggggccCTGCCTTGGTCCTGCCTCCCCCCCAGCCAGGAAGCCCCGGAGCCCCCTCTGGGGATGCTGACAGCCCTGTTCCTGGAGAAGCAAGTGCTGTGCTCCATGGAACGATGGCAGTGCAAGGGGATGTAACCCGTCtgcttcccagtgctgctggatcTGGGGCACATATGGAGACTCACTCCCCACCTGGAGGGAGTCCAGGGCTCCCTGGCCTTCCTCCCGCTGGCATCACTGCTGGCAGTCCCGGAGCAAAAACCCTGGGGCCAGGACCTGCTGGTGGCTCATCACCCGCTGCCCTGCAGCCATTCCTGGGCAGGGAGCTGACCACCAGCCTGGCAAACAGAGCCCCTGCCACGTCTGGGTCGAGCCTTTCTGGAGCCTTCCCAGGCCAGGGGGGATCCCAGGGCGGGTTCCCAGCCACTGCACACCCTGCCACACCCTGCAGCCCGACCCtcgccggcccagccccaccagcccccGTGCCCAGGGGAAGGGAGGTGCTTCCcaggccaggagcagccactgTCACCTCCCGCGCATCATCCCCCGTGGTTCCAGCTCCACCAGGAGGGCCagcagctgtcccagccctgctgcccagtCCCGCAG ttccaGCTGTGCCCCTCTATGGGTATGGGGCAAGGGAAAATGATCAGGAGTACGTGGAAAGGAGAGTGGATTTTAATTCTCCGCTTTTCAAGCCTGAGACTGGATTCCCATTTGGGAAGACCCTGCGCAGCTCTCTCTAT TTTACAGACAATGGACAGATCATTTTCCCAGCCTCGGACAACAGCGTCCTCACGTACCCCAACCCTCCTCCCAGCGGCTTCAATGGCCACGAAGAGGTTCCCATGATCGCCGTGTTTTGGGACAATGCTGACTTCTCCAGAGGTGTTGGCACCACGTTTTACCAG GAGTTCTCCACCCTCAACACGGCCAAGCCTCCGTTCGTCCGTGACGTGGAAGCGAAGGTCCGGCGGTACCTGAGGTCCTCCTACTCTGCAGTCTGGACCCTGAAAATCACCTGGGAGAAGGCACCTGTCTATGCAGCAAGGACTGACACCCGGAAG ACAATCACATACCAGGCTGTCCTGACCACCGATGGCTTCAGGTCGTACATCCTGATACTGTACCAGGACGGAGGCATGCAGTGGGATTACACCAGTCTCACTTCCACCAATGTGCTCATCGGCTACACCAG TGGGGATGGCTTTTACCACAACGATGACCTGACTAAGAGACCTCCAGCTGCCAAATATCGCCCTGACCAGTTCAGGGGCTACAACACAG aCCTCCGTGGATTGTGGATTTACAAGCTGGAGAGCCACGTGGGCTACAACTACCGGCTGAAGTGTCTGGCATGGacggggcagcagcaggagcccaggATATGgagccagggcctgcccacctgCCCTTGCTCCCTGCAGCAAGGGCAGCAGGACCCACGCTTCAAGAGCAGCCGTGGAG GCAGGTGGGGTGCCCGTGTCTCCATGCTGCACTCGGCCTCCCCCAACCAGCATGGCGCCGGCGTCCGCTGCCTGTATGACAGCCAGAACCAGCTCATCGAGGGGCGGCAGGAGAGGTACTGGAGGTTCTTCAGGCAGGCGTCACCCTACCGTG ACCAGGAGCTGAAGCTGTACGACTGGTGCTGTAACCGGGcgggcagtgcccagctctgcGCCCACTACAGTGAGAAGAGGCCGAAGATTGGCTGTGACGGATACCAGTCCCCCAGCATGG ATTCCTTGGAGGAGGCAGAGAATGACTCAGATGAGCAGATAG ACGGAGAGGACAAGTAA